In one window of Campylobacter sp. DNA:
- a CDS encoding nitrilase-related carbon-nitrogen hydrolase, translating to MKIAILQMDVKMAQNFADCEQNFIRARELIDRALKRGADVAVLPEAFNMGFNTAKFKELADTNAAHTKKFLSEISQKGGAVLIGGAINSRQNKIYNSAFIYQNGAEILRYDKIHAFSLARENEIVSSGDKLGICEIKFQNRAVKIGVAVCYDLRFCEIFRALALRGAQVVFVIAQFAQSRIEHFITLAKARAIENQIFICAVNGCGYTGQGESFGGNSMLIGPSGEIVARLGKKEAVKIARADLDEILKFRAKMDLLKDMKPKIYKEF from the coding sequence ATGAAAATCGCTATTTTGCAAATGGACGTGAAAATGGCTCAAAATTTTGCAGATTGTGAGCAAAATTTTATTCGCGCGCGCGAGCTTATAGATCGTGCGTTAAAAAGAGGCGCGGACGTAGCGGTTCTGCCCGAGGCATTTAATATGGGCTTTAATACGGCTAAATTTAAAGAGCTCGCCGATACGAACGCTGCTCATACGAAAAAATTTTTAAGCGAAATTTCGCAAAAAGGCGGCGCTGTTTTGATTGGTGGAGCGATAAATTCTAGGCAAAATAAAATTTACAATTCCGCTTTCATCTATCAAAACGGAGCCGAAATTTTACGCTACGACAAGATCCACGCCTTCTCGCTCGCTCGCGAAAATGAGATCGTAAGCAGCGGTGATAAGCTAGGCATTTGCGAGATAAAATTTCAAAATCGCGCGGTCAAAATCGGCGTCGCGGTTTGCTATGATCTGCGCTTTTGTGAAATTTTTCGCGCTTTAGCGCTTCGCGGCGCGCAGGTAGTTTTCGTAATCGCGCAGTTCGCGCAGAGCCGCATAGAGCATTTTATCACGCTCGCTAAGGCCCGTGCGATCGAAAATCAAATTTTTATCTGCGCGGTAAACGGCTGCGGCTATACGGGTCAGGGCGAGAGTTTCGGCGGAAATTCCATGCTGATCGGTCCGAGCGGCGAGATCGTCGCTCGCTTAGGCAAAAAAGAGGCCGTGAAGATTGCTCGAGCGGATTTAGACGAAATTTTAAAATTTCGCGCTAAAATGGATCTTTTAAAAGATATGAAACCTAAAATTTATAAGGAGTTTTGA
- the ruvC gene encoding crossover junction endodeoxyribonuclease RuvC translates to MKILGIDPGTRNLGYAVLEKDVNKITLIEAGLVKMKAENVQFQMTQMSEAIDQIFSAHKIDEVAIESMFYAYNPQSVLKLAQFRGALALKILQIFGNFAEYTPLQVKKSVTGKAKAAKEQVAFMVKRILGINKEIKPLDITDAIAIALTHANVMRLAPK, encoded by the coding sequence ATGAAAATTTTAGGAATCGATCCGGGAACTAGAAATTTAGGCTATGCTGTTTTGGAAAAAGATGTGAATAAAATCACCCTCATAGAGGCGGGACTTGTGAAAATGAAGGCCGAAAACGTGCAATTTCAAATGACGCAGATGAGCGAGGCGATCGATCAAATTTTTAGCGCTCATAAGATCGATGAGGTCGCGATAGAATCGATGTTTTATGCCTACAATCCGCAGTCTGTTTTAAAGCTCGCTCAGTTTCGCGGCGCGCTGGCTCTTAAAATTTTACAAATTTTTGGAAATTTTGCCGAATACACGCCGCTTCAGGTAAAAAAATCGGTCACCGGAAAGGCGAAGGCGGCGAAGGAACAAGTTGCTTTCATGGTGAAGCGGATCTTGGGGATTAATAAGGAGATTAAGCCGCTTGACATCACCGATGCCATAGCTATCGCGCTTACGCATGCAAATGTTATGCGCTTAGCGCCTAAATAG
- a CDS encoding EAL domain-containing protein has product MLFSETKERENRFITALKISVPFTCVLIVFGIILFRNGEFKFDDVILFLILLTCYVYYVIYQIYFGFQKTLIDPVTHVFVREEIEKILSNDLAKNRQINIVLLRIKNIIDINDRYGYKNGDEILYEYCKELSNFMAEQGFKDLPIGRFINGYFVFGVESKATNLSHILRMFEHKISSQTIKNVEIKSEFAMLPSSYDRNLNNIVNALFYKINHLDDEEHGEKAIDVEKVLIDVFSADVMEAIDSENFSFKYQRVADKNGVKSHINLIPKLDLRSGEKITKSRILDILLLNHYDIKYDISMMRQISRIIYFKDIDAKIFIEIMPQTLRNNEFRNEILKLIDNNLIDPKKIVFEFNEKLIYSEIKRFDEILIKFRELGFSFALSQFGGSNASFEYLKFLNVDFIVYDIEFNKNLDDEKIKNIFIGINEACAKSGVKTIMRFVDKQEFQMQLYKMGIDYIQGFCVEKPNDISNLRRS; this is encoded by the coding sequence ATGCTATTTAGTGAGACCAAAGAGCGCGAAAACCGCTTCATAACGGCGCTTAAAATTTCGGTGCCATTTACCTGCGTTTTGATTGTTTTCGGAATTATTTTATTCCGAAATGGTGAGTTCAAATTTGACGACGTAATTTTATTTTTGATACTTTTAACCTGCTATGTTTATTATGTCATCTATCAAATTTATTTCGGCTTTCAAAAGACTCTGATTGATCCCGTTACTCACGTGTTTGTGCGCGAGGAGATCGAAAAAATTTTAAGCAACGATCTAGCTAAAAATCGTCAAATAAATATCGTTCTTTTGCGAATTAAAAATATCATCGACATAAACGATCGATATGGTTATAAAAACGGCGATGAAATTTTATATGAGTATTGTAAGGAACTTTCAAATTTTATGGCGGAGCAGGGTTTTAAGGACCTTCCGATCGGGCGCTTTATAAACGGCTACTTTGTATTCGGAGTGGAATCAAAAGCTACAAATTTAAGTCATATTTTGCGAATGTTTGAACATAAAATTTCAAGTCAAACGATTAAAAATGTAGAGATAAAAAGCGAATTTGCAATGCTTCCAAGTTCATATGATCGCAATCTAAATAATATTGTAAATGCGCTATTTTATAAGATAAATCACCTGGACGACGAAGAACACGGAGAAAAAGCGATCGACGTAGAAAAGGTATTAATCGACGTATTTTCCGCCGACGTTATGGAAGCGATCGATAGTGAAAATTTTAGCTTTAAATATCAGCGCGTTGCAGATAAAAACGGCGTAAAATCGCATATAAATTTGATCCCGAAGCTCGATCTAAGAAGCGGCGAAAAGATCACAAAAAGTAGAATTTTAGATATCTTGCTTCTAAATCATTACGATATTAAATACGATATTTCGATGATGAGGCAAATTTCTAGAATCATCTATTTTAAAGATATTGACGCTAAAATTTTTATCGAGATTATGCCTCAGACGCTGCGAAATAACGAGTTTCGCAATGAAATTTTAAAGCTTATCGATAATAATCTGATCGATCCGAAAAAGATCGTGTTTGAGTTTAACGAAAAGCTTATCTATTCGGAGATCAAGCGCTTTGACGAAATTTTGATTAAATTCCGCGAACTTGGATTTAGCTTCGCGCTGTCGCAGTTCGGCGGCTCGAACGCGAGCTTTGAGTATTTAAAATTTCTAAACGTCGATTTTATTGTTTATGATATAGAATTTAACAAAAATTTAGACGATGAAAAGATTAAAAATATATTTATTGGCATTAATGAAGCCTGCGCAAAATCGGGCGTCAAAACCATAATGCGCTTTGTAGATAAGCAGGAATTTCAAATGCAGCTTTATAAAATGGGTATCGATTATATTCAGGGATTTTGCGTCGAAAAACCGAATGATATATCGAATTTAAGGAGATCATAG
- a CDS encoding cysteine hydrolase family protein: MKTLVFVIDMLNGFVKFGAMADPSIAKIAPAVLKQIEAAKNVHFICDAHAERDLEMKRYPIHCLVGSPEAEVIEELAPYVSEQNVTFKRSTNGFHNLDKKILGGFDRFVITGCCTDICVMQFALSLRTYLNETGEDKDVIVPRGAVATYDAPNHERGYYDECTLSLMQNAGILVI, translated from the coding sequence ATGAAAACTTTGGTATTTGTGATCGATATGCTAAACGGCTTCGTAAAATTCGGCGCGATGGCCGATCCCAGCATAGCAAAGATCGCTCCTGCGGTGCTTAAACAGATTGAGGCGGCGAAAAACGTGCATTTCATCTGCGACGCTCACGCCGAGCGGGATTTGGAGATGAAGCGCTACCCGATCCACTGTCTAGTTGGCTCGCCCGAAGCGGAGGTGATCGAGGAGCTCGCGCCCTACGTAAGCGAGCAAAACGTCACTTTTAAGCGTAGCACGAACGGCTTTCATAATTTGGATAAGAAAATTCTGGGCGGCTTCGATCGCTTTGTGATTACGGGCTGTTGCACCGACATCTGCGTGATGCAGTTTGCGCTTAGCCTGCGCACCTATCTCAACGAAACGGGAGAGGATAAGGACGTCATCGTTCCGCGAGGTGCGGTAGCTACATACGATGCGCCGAACCATGAGCGCGGCTACTATGACGAATGCACGCTAAGCTTAATGCAAAATGCGGGGATTTTGGTGATTTAA
- the dnaA gene encoding chromosomal replication initiator protein DnaA — MATSQAQEILSNLEKEILPTEYSRYIKNLKFNDKNSTSEFFIYNATNEFIAKYAQTKYGTKIKELIKKQFGLSDVIVKITSKAKISPKEKVKIISEKPKSTILSENYNFENFIIGDSNKFAFECSITVAKEPGIRFNPLFIYGPSGLGKTHLLQSIGNYCIKKGKTVICVTSEQFANDFVFNLKNNSIDKFKQKYRNCDVLLIDDIQFLIGRDKAQEELFYTFNELKDKNCQIVLTNDLPPKFLKGFESRLTTRFESGIIANITPPDLETKIAIINKKSEENRVRIPHDVVEYIAANMGDNIREIEGAINKLNAYSSILRTKITLEFTKSTLQDQIHQKYSSVSLEHVIEVISKELNVKPSELKSKTRAKNVVEARQICIYLTKQLTQNSMPKIAAFFNLKDHSAISKNIKKINELIQTDEILKIKIEELKNKITKKDKNEI; from the coding sequence ATGGCGACGTCGCAAGCACAAGAAATTTTATCGAATTTAGAGAAGGAAATTTTGCCTACCGAATACTCTAGATACATTAAAAATTTGAAATTTAACGATAAAAACTCGACCTCGGAATTTTTCATTTATAACGCAACTAACGAGTTTATAGCCAAATATGCCCAGACAAAATACGGTACTAAAATAAAAGAGCTTATCAAAAAACAGTTCGGTCTTAGCGACGTAATCGTCAAAATCACCTCAAAAGCTAAAATTTCACCGAAAGAAAAGGTAAAAATCATCTCCGAAAAGCCTAAGAGCACAATTTTAAGCGAAAACTACAACTTCGAAAATTTCATCATCGGCGATTCAAATAAATTTGCTTTTGAGTGCTCAATTACCGTCGCAAAAGAGCCCGGAATCCGCTTTAATCCGCTTTTTATCTACGGACCTAGCGGACTTGGCAAAACTCACCTACTTCAATCGATCGGAAATTACTGCATTAAAAAAGGAAAAACCGTTATCTGCGTCACCAGCGAGCAGTTTGCCAACGATTTTGTCTTTAATCTCAAAAACAACTCAATCGATAAATTTAAACAAAAATACCGCAACTGCGATGTTTTACTCATCGACGACATTCAGTTTTTAATCGGGCGTGACAAAGCTCAAGAAGAGCTTTTTTATACGTTTAACGAGCTGAAAGACAAAAACTGCCAAATCGTCCTTACCAACGACCTACCACCAAAATTCCTAAAAGGCTTTGAAAGTCGCCTGACAACGCGGTTTGAAAGCGGCATAATAGCAAACATCACTCCGCCGGATCTCGAAACTAAAATCGCCATTATCAATAAAAAGAGCGAGGAAAATCGCGTTAGAATTCCACACGACGTCGTAGAATATATCGCCGCAAATATGGGCGATAATATCCGTGAGATTGAAGGCGCGATAAACAAACTAAATGCCTATTCGTCGATACTTCGCACGAAAATCACGCTAGAATTTACCAAAAGTACGCTACAAGATCAGATCCATCAAAAATATTCAAGCGTGAGTCTCGAACACGTCATAGAGGTGATTTCAAAAGAACTGAACGTAAAACCTAGCGAGCTAAAGAGCAAAACGCGAGCTAAAAACGTCGTCGAAGCGCGCCAAATTTGCATATATCTAACCAAACAGTTAACTCAAAACTCAATGCCAAAAATCGCCGCATTTTTTAATCTAAAAGATCACAGCGCCATCAGCAAAAATATCAAAAAAATCAACGAGCTCATTCAAACCGACGAGATATTAAAGATAAAAATTGAAGAGCTAAAAAACAAAATAACCAAAAAGGATAAGAATGAAATTTAG
- a CDS encoding SHOCT domain-containing protein has translation MKRNNYIAYALWFLGAFSWIAAMPIGGGLHRIYCGKFISGFAQIALFWLGSFTLWFLVGFLFWAIWGIWILLDIFFVGIWVEDLNAFVSETEEDDYEGRLKKVDALFELYQKGAISKEEFEARKEILMRD, from the coding sequence ATGAAGAGAAATAATTATATCGCTTACGCGCTTTGGTTTTTAGGTGCGTTTTCGTGGATCGCAGCTATGCCGATCGGCGGCGGACTGCATAGAATTTATTGCGGTAAATTTATCAGCGGATTTGCTCAAATCGCGCTATTTTGGCTAGGGAGCTTTACACTATGGTTTTTGGTGGGCTTTTTGTTTTGGGCGATTTGGGGAATTTGGATTTTGCTGGATATATTTTTCGTAGGAATTTGGGTGGAAGATTTAAATGCTTTTGTAAGTGAGACGGAGGAAGACGACTACGAGGGGCGTCTAAAAAAAGTCGATGCGCTCTTTGAGCTGTATCAAAAAGGCGCGATTTCTAAAGAAGAATTCGAGGCGCGAAAAGAAATTTTAATGAGAGATTAA
- the gyrB gene encoding DNA topoisomerase (ATP-hydrolyzing) subunit B: MKQNYGASNIKVLKGLEAVRKRPGMYIGDTNIGGLHHMIYEVVDNSIDEAMAGYCDIIDVEITSEGSCIVSDNGRGIPVDIHPTEKIPAATVVLTVLHAGGKFDKDTYKVSGGLHGVGVSVVNALSKKLVATIKRDGNIYRQEFAKGIPTTELEKIKTTNRTGTTIEFWPDGEIFEILEFDDEILSKRFRELAYLNPKITINFKDNRTGRDEHFHFEGGLESFVNDMNKAPAISKAVSFSDSADDVMVDFALMYNETYSEILLSFVNNIKTPDGGTHEAGFRAGLTRAITNYVAANAAAREKDTKITGDDVREGLIAVISVKVPEPQFEGQTKGKLGSSYVKPIVQKMAFEVLSKYFEENPIEARAIMNKALLAARGREAAKKARDLTRKKDNINSVGTLPGKLADCQSKDASISEIYLVEGDSAGGSAKQGRDRVFQAILPLRGKILNVEKARLDRILQSEEIKNMITAFGCGIGEEFNEEKLRYHKIIIMTDADVDGSHIQTLLLTFFFRFLRPIVENGYVYLAQPPLFRYKKGKKEIYLKDEKALSEFLIETGIDMGEFEGIGNEDLIDYLKIVSNYRSLLNELKKRFSVLSAIRFLIENDEARSLGYEELFEILKPRLQSEGFNILNSYVNDEGIRIYVQTPSGLEQLVIDENLFSNYIFEEAIRIYSKIKERDVSFGKDFIEILDEIEKSSKKGAYIQRYKGLGEMNPEQLWETTMSPENRRLLKISIADAQSASDTFNLFMGDEVEPRRNYIQDHAKDVKHLDV; the protein is encoded by the coding sequence ATGAAACAAAATTATGGCGCCAGTAATATTAAAGTTTTAAAAGGTCTTGAGGCTGTTAGAAAGCGACCTGGAATGTATATCGGAGACACCAATATCGGCGGACTTCATCATATGATTTATGAGGTTGTAGATAATTCAATCGATGAGGCGATGGCAGGGTACTGCGACATAATCGACGTCGAGATCACGAGTGAGGGAAGCTGCATCGTTAGCGATAACGGTCGTGGAATTCCCGTCGATATACACCCGACTGAAAAAATTCCTGCTGCGACGGTGGTTCTGACCGTGCTTCACGCAGGCGGTAAATTTGACAAAGACACTTATAAAGTCTCCGGTGGTCTGCACGGCGTGGGCGTTAGCGTTGTAAATGCGCTCTCAAAAAAGCTCGTTGCTACGATCAAACGTGACGGAAATATTTATAGACAAGAATTTGCCAAAGGAATTCCTACTACCGAGCTTGAAAAGATAAAAACTACTAATCGCACGGGCACTACGATCGAGTTTTGGCCCGACGGCGAAATTTTTGAAATTTTAGAATTTGACGATGAAATTTTATCAAAAAGATTTCGCGAGCTAGCGTATCTAAATCCAAAAATTACGATAAATTTTAAAGATAATCGCACGGGCAGAGACGAGCACTTTCACTTCGAAGGCGGCTTGGAGAGCTTCGTAAACGATATGAATAAAGCGCCTGCCATATCCAAAGCCGTATCGTTTAGTGATAGCGCGGATGATGTTATGGTCGATTTTGCGCTGATGTATAACGAAACGTATAGTGAAATTTTATTAAGCTTCGTAAATAATATCAAAACTCCGGACGGCGGTACGCACGAGGCGGGTTTTAGAGCGGGTCTTACGCGTGCGATAACAAATTACGTCGCGGCAAATGCGGCTGCGCGCGAAAAAGACACGAAGATTACTGGTGATGACGTTCGCGAAGGGCTTATCGCTGTAATTAGCGTAAAGGTTCCCGAACCGCAGTTCGAGGGACAGACGAAGGGGAAATTAGGTTCCAGCTACGTCAAGCCGATCGTGCAAAAGATGGCGTTTGAGGTGCTTAGCAAGTATTTTGAAGAAAATCCGATCGAAGCGCGCGCCATTATGAATAAGGCTCTTTTAGCCGCGCGCGGTCGCGAAGCGGCAAAAAAAGCGCGCGATCTAACTCGCAAAAAAGACAATATAAATTCCGTCGGCACCCTTCCGGGAAAGCTAGCCGATTGCCAGAGTAAGGATGCAAGCATTAGCGAAATTTATCTAGTCGAGGGCGATAGCGCGGGCGGTTCGGCGAAACAGGGAAGAGACCGCGTGTTTCAAGCGATATTGCCGCTTAGAGGTAAAATTTTAAACGTAGAAAAGGCGCGGCTGGATAGAATTTTACAATCCGAAGAGATTAAAAATATGATCACGGCCTTTGGCTGCGGCATCGGCGAGGAATTTAACGAAGAAAAGCTCCGCTATCACAAAATCATCATTATGACCGATGCGGACGTCGACGGCAGCCACATCCAGACGCTGCTTCTAACATTTTTCTTTAGGTTTTTACGTCCTATCGTGGAAAATGGCTATGTTTATCTGGCGCAGCCGCCGCTTTTTAGATATAAAAAGGGAAAAAAAGAGATTTATCTGAAAGACGAAAAAGCGCTTAGCGAGTTTTTGATCGAAACGGGCATCGATATGGGAGAGTTTGAAGGCATCGGCAACGAGGATTTGATCGATTATCTAAAAATAGTTTCAAACTACCGCTCGCTTCTGAATGAGCTTAAAAAGCGCTTCAGCGTGCTTAGCGCGATCAGATTTTTAATAGAAAACGACGAAGCGCGAAGCCTCGGCTATGAGGAGCTATTTGAAATTTTAAAACCGCGCCTGCAGAGCGAAGGATTTAATATTTTAAATTCATATGTAAATGATGAAGGCATTAGAATTTATGTCCAAACTCCGAGTGGCCTAGAACAGCTTGTGATAGATGAGAATTTATTTAGCAATTATATCTTTGAAGAGGCAATTAGAATTTATTCAAAAATTAAAGAGCGGGATGTAAGCTTTGGCAAGGATTTTATTGAAATTTTAGACGAAATCGAAAAAAGCTCGAAAAAAGGCGCTTATATTCAGCGCTACAAAGGTCTTGGAGAGATGAATCCAGAGCAGCTTTGGGAAACTACTATGAGCCCTGAAAATAGAAGGCTTTTAAAAATTAGTATTGCAGACGCACAGAGCGCTAGCGATACCTTTAATCTTTTCATGGGCGATGAGGTCGAGCCGCGCCGAAACTACATCCAAGATCATGCAAAAGATGTAAAACATTTGGACGTTTAG
- the lspA gene encoding signal peptidase II: MAKTCIKFILLFMAIFAIDQAIKLAFLNGFSWQGEFFSLELTLNRGVAFSMFAFLGENLKFIQIALISALAAYVFCHKKLFCEHWAPFALMLAGGCSNLLDRFIRSGVVDYVAWHKWFEFAVFNFADVMIDLAVVIFIFQGLRTAKKEKNEEK; encoded by the coding sequence ATGGCTAAGACCTGTATTAAATTTATCCTGCTTTTCATGGCAATCTTTGCGATCGATCAAGCGATCAAGCTCGCGTTTTTAAACGGCTTTTCATGGCAGGGCGAGTTTTTTTCACTAGAGCTTACGCTTAACCGCGGCGTTGCGTTTTCGATGTTTGCCTTTTTGGGTGAAAATTTAAAATTTATCCAGATCGCGCTAATCTCAGCGCTTGCGGCGTATGTATTTTGTCATAAAAAGCTCTTTTGTGAGCACTGGGCACCGTTTGCGCTGATGCTTGCGGGAGGTTGTTCAAATTTACTTGATCGCTTCATTCGCAGCGGCGTAGTCGATTACGTCGCGTGGCATAAATGGTTTGAGTTTGCGGTGTTTAATTTCGCCGATGTGATGATAGATCTAGCCGTCGTGATTTTTATTTTTCAGGGCTTACGCACCGCAAAAAAGGAGAAAAATGAAGAGAAATAA
- the nhaA gene encoding Na+/H+ antiporter NhaA, producing MQHIIKKILSSESSAGVILLLSAVFAIVAQNVEFLSKYYEAFLHLSFTIGMGSAKLDESMHFLVNDVLMAIFFFAIGLELKREKIEGQLRHFSQILLPSFAALGGVMMPAIIFSIINWGDAVAMKGWAIPTATDIAFAVGVMALLGKKIPASLKIFVLTLAIMDDLCAILIIALFYSSTINAIYLGGAAACVAIMLAMSRLGVDKKLPFIIVAVVLWVMVLNSGIHATIAGVLAGFCIPLKTRSGSMLKDMEHGLAYPVNFFILPIFAFTNAGVSLAGISPSFLFGPVPMGIMLGLFFGKQIGIFTFSWILIKAKIAYMPENAGWPQLYAVAIICGIGFTMALFVDGLAYGGSDMYHYTDKLAVFLGSIISGVVGFFVAKAVAVKQS from the coding sequence GTGCAACATATCATTAAGAAAATTTTATCAAGCGAAAGTAGCGCCGGCGTTATATTACTTCTATCCGCGGTTTTTGCGATCGTAGCTCAAAATGTAGAATTTTTATCTAAATATTACGAAGCGTTTTTACATCTAAGTTTTACCATAGGCATGGGTTCTGCGAAACTTGACGAATCAATGCATTTTTTGGTAAACGACGTGCTCATGGCGATATTTTTCTTTGCCATCGGACTTGAGCTCAAGCGCGAAAAGATCGAAGGGCAGTTGCGCCATTTCTCTCAAATTTTACTTCCTAGCTTCGCGGCTTTGGGCGGAGTAATGATGCCTGCGATCATATTTTCGATCATCAACTGGGGCGATGCCGTCGCGATGAAGGGCTGGGCGATCCCTACGGCGACCGACATAGCCTTTGCCGTGGGCGTGATGGCACTTTTAGGCAAAAAAATCCCAGCTAGCCTTAAAATTTTCGTTTTGACGCTTGCGATAATGGACGATCTGTGTGCAATTTTAATCATCGCTTTGTTTTATTCCTCAACCATAAACGCAATATATCTAGGCGGTGCAGCTGCCTGTGTCGCAATAATGCTAGCGATGAGCAGACTTGGTGTCGATAAAAAGCTTCCGTTTATCATCGTGGCCGTGGTGCTGTGGGTGATGGTACTAAACTCCGGTATCCACGCGACCATCGCAGGAGTGCTTGCGGGTTTTTGTATCCCGCTTAAGACCCGCTCGGGCTCTATGCTAAAGGATATGGAGCACGGACTAGCCTACCCCGTAAATTTCTTCATCCTGCCAATCTTTGCCTTTACAAACGCAGGCGTTTCGCTAGCGGGTATCAGTCCTAGCTTCCTTTTCGGTCCGGTGCCGATGGGTATAATGCTAGGGCTATTTTTCGGTAAACAGATCGGAATTTTTACCTTTAGCTGGATCTTAATCAAAGCCAAAATCGCTTACATGCCCGAAAATGCAGGCTGGCCGCAGCTTTATGCAGTAGCAATTATCTGTGGTATCGGCTTTACGATGGCACTTTTCGTAGACGGTCTAGCATACGGCGGTAGCGATATGTATCATTACACGGACAAGCTCGCGGTATTTTTAGGCTCGATAATTTCTGGAGTAGTTGGATTTTTCGTCGCAAAAGCAGTCGCGGTAAAACAAAGCTAA
- the dnaN gene encoding DNA polymerase III subunit beta — MKVLITKKLLEEIVSNTSSYLDKKDLSSITSHLLMSAKDGIFSIKATDHEIGLSYNLQNVSIETEGEATANGGKLLSVIKGLSDDNVILETVNGALFVKQKKSKYKLPMFETRDFPSFPTIDGKNSFDVNAGILGRSLKKIYPSIDTNNPKYELNGALIDVKEGFLNLVGTDTKRLSVYKLITQSKAGELDTKILIPKKAIGEIQKLFSDKIKIYYDENVLLAVSENFEFFTKLINGKFPNYERVIPSDTAYKILIPRDKMVSGVRAINAMCEEMKVTIKKDGMVFESINEDNSEAKTEIEAAIDINGEIVFGVKNRFLLDFLSNIESEIFELNFNSSDTAFVLSADGLKTVVMPINNI, encoded by the coding sequence ATGAAAGTGTTAATCACTAAAAAACTTTTAGAAGAGATAGTTTCCAATACCAGCTCCTATCTCGATAAGAAAGATCTAAGCTCGATAACTTCGCATCTTTTGATGAGCGCTAAAGATGGAATTTTTAGTATAAAAGCTACCGATCATGAAATCGGTTTAAGCTACAATCTACAAAATGTCTCGATAGAAACAGAGGGAGAAGCTACGGCAAACGGAGGCAAACTTCTTAGCGTTATTAAAGGCTTAAGCGACGATAACGTAATTTTAGAAACCGTTAACGGAGCGCTATTTGTGAAGCAAAAAAAATCCAAGTACAAGCTTCCGATGTTTGAAACGAGGGATTTTCCGAGCTTTCCTACAATAGATGGTAAAAACAGCTTTGACGTAAATGCTGGAATTTTAGGCAGAAGCCTTAAAAAGATCTATCCGTCGATCGATACGAACAATCCAAAATATGAGCTAAACGGCGCTTTAATCGACGTAAAAGAGGGATTTTTAAATTTAGTCGGAACCGATACTAAGCGACTTAGTGTTTATAAGCTGATTACTCAATCAAAAGCGGGCGAGCTAGATACTAAAATTTTAATCCCTAAAAAGGCGATAGGCGAAATTCAAAAGCTATTTTCGGATAAAATTAAAATTTACTACGACGAAAACGTGCTACTAGCGGTGAGCGAAAATTTTGAGTTTTTTACAAAGCTTATTAACGGCAAATTTCCAAACTATGAGCGCGTTATTCCAAGCGATACGGCGTATAAAATTTTAATCCCGCGCGATAAGATGGTAAGCGGCGTGCGAGCGATAAACGCAATGTGCGAGGAGATGAAGGTTACCATTAAAAAGGACGGAATGGTTTTTGAGAGCATCAATGAGGATAATTCCGAGGCAAAGACCGAAATTGAAGCGGCGATCGATATAAACGGCGAGATAGTCTTCGGCGTGAAAAATCGCTTTCTGCTTGATTTTTTAAGTAACATAGAGAGCGAAATTTTTGAGCTTAATTTTAACAGCTCCGATACGGCGTTCGTACTTAGCGCGGACGGCCTAAAAACGGTTGTCATGCCGATAAATAATATTTAA
- a CDS encoding CopD family protein has translation MSYYWFKFVHFAGFISWMAMLFYMPRLYVYHAENLDKPDFVKVVKKMERMLYHAIGWIAMAVTVFSGVMLIVLNPGLMKMGYFHIKLLAGVLLICYHLWLYYYMYKFEKNECHRSGKYFRAINEGPTIIMFIILYAMLIMPNLPSN, from the coding sequence ATGAGTTACTATTGGTTTAAATTTGTCCATTTTGCGGGCTTTATTTCGTGGATGGCGATGCTATTTTATATGCCGCGCCTGTATGTTTATCACGCTGAAAATTTAGACAAACCAGATTTCGTAAAGGTCGTTAAAAAAATGGAGCGGATGCTCTATCACGCGATCGGCTGGATAGCGATGGCAGTGACGGTTTTTAGCGGCGTGATGCTTATCGTTTTAAATCCGGGGCTTATGAAAATGGGGTATTTTCATATAAAATTACTAGCCGGAGTTTTGCTAATCTGTTATCATTTGTGGCTGTATTATTATATGTATAAATTTGAAAAAAACGAGTGCCACAGAAGCGGAAAATACTTCCGTGCGATCAACGAAGGCCCTACGATCATAATGTTTATAATACTTTATGCGATGCTAATAATGCCGAATTTACCGAGCAACTAG